One window of the Oncorhynchus clarkii lewisi isolate Uvic-CL-2024 chromosome 19, UVic_Ocla_1.0, whole genome shotgun sequence genome contains the following:
- the LOC139374447 gene encoding fap1 adhesin-like: protein MSPLKHFFLTGKIHKQVNQEPTKEYKVEPKDEVKEEPTEEPKTEPKDEPKEEPKEEVNEKSKEKVEEEVFPTEETEAPAPTILDVEEQIISPIKTFFTTGIFAGLKKKKKLIEDETPEYATVEKEQELQSIEKQEDINTAEEAGLEEEQTKEEISPGVEGEQNEKELQFEIAATIGVSSCGITEFISKHQQLSDIPEEVSTPEEATQDDTIAEDLIELTSEAVTAPEPLDEETTEMVSAVSQLTDESPKTSGSTTPVPIEYELKDTELLLHETVDTISRTQTLSLVNRKGPHLEAISVSPQILHTPKEKEATVLIAHEKSDAVEIRTGEESQQILDLVDKIPVTPMVECPSEVTEVVPTELAPEDTEESDAARITTDDLHKAEDESIPIIRIETEKDPQTELVNELEEARPELVAYISSEEGVAQVDEKVVAEETPQPDTESLDVSVTDKLISIQPLTLEEEKAEFLDVAEDAADNENAPVIETITCEVQDVTAAMHDVSMSEPSDVLECLIAIVTPEVESPEKRDPVGSLRPLEEARPVLITTVNSEEAQVEGKDVLKTLIAVVAPEVESPEKKDPLGALRPLICSAMVQTLKVEDMVVMKNVPSAQFVDGHVIQVQVTDAELKSAEEIVEIVLEVGSSDANDHKIILQQVNTEIESDEANVKTTHEVGSTDDHEIIVQVADAALKSAQVIVDQGLEMDSTNVTDHEIQLKGLDVEIESAKTIVDTVLEVVLTDVKGHEIQVQVTDANAEKGSAEAIVETALEVVSSTDIKEVIDVCDKMEDEGEGENATEKIEDDMFEEASSIITQEIVQHVQQNSSEDPNVVPQSSEKAEVELSSEAEVSKSPENTPAVAVIESIGHPHVTAQVQKTIHLFENYFDLNTQGNAQEPSEKETEPSIALEVDTVCEDRKTPEAFVEPTSEFNSIPDDTVPTTFAESCSQADVQDVFGTEAEFMIYSEVDQAIDVPDSTSGHEKELVGMVVESAKESVESFEKRLSIESHVHIHLHIKPRDTGVVSGGLESPPRAIWPPPSTAAEVAVNTDSLLAESIESASTIAKRSVNTDCVLTESMESAQLCEVSQIEQTSDTAPHVPLHTPPATVLYTLNPETEQVTNAVGSNPHIEEENDLELWLDAEEDIGTVKSNILEVLSKKTDRGVEKTLQDSGDIFDIALEPQSFLSGGDT from the exons ATGTCTCCATTGAAACATTTTTTCCTGACAGGAAAAATACACAAGCAGGTTAATCAAGAACCCACAAAAGAATACAAGGTGGAACCTAAGGATGAAGTCAAGGAAGAACCTACGGAAGAACCCAAGACCGAACCCAAGGATGAACCCAAAGAGGAACCAAAGGAAGAAGTCAATGAGAAATCTAAGGAGAAAGTAGAGGAGGAAGTCTTCCCAACCGAAGAGACAGAGGCACCAGCACCAACCATTCTGGATGTTGAAGAACAAATTATATCCCCAATTAAGACGTTTTTCACTACTGGAATCTTTGCCGGTTTAAAGAAAAAGAAAAAGCTTATAGAAGACGAAACGCCCGAATATGCGACCGTTGAGAAGGAACAGGAACTGCAAAGCATTGAAAAACAGGAGGACATAAACACAGCAGAGGAAGCTGGACTTGAAGAAGAACAAACAAAAGAGGAGATCAGTCCAGGTGTTGAGGGGGAACAAAATGAGAAAGAACTTCAATTTGAAATTGCAGCCACAAT AGGAGTCAGCTCCTGTGGTATTACGGAATTCATAAGTAAACATCAGCAACTCAGTGATATACCTGAAGAAGTGTCTACTCCTGAAGAAGCCACTCAAGACGATACCATAGCCGAGGACCTAATAGAGTTGACATCTGAAGCAGTCACTGCCCCAGAACCGCTAGATGAAGAAACAACAGAAATGGTTTCAGCAGTGTCACAGCTGACAGATGAGTCCCCCAAAACATCAGGCAGCACAACACCTGTCCCAATAGAATACGAGTTAAAGGATACAGAGTTACTTCTGCATGAGACTGTTGATACCATTAGCAGAACCCAAACTCTCTCATTGGTAAATAGAAAAGGCCCACATCTGGAAGCTATTTCAGTTTCTCCACAAATATTACACACACCAAAAGAGAAGGAAGCAACAGTTTTGATAGCTCATGAAAAATCAGATGCAGTTGAAATCCGCACAGGTGAAGAGTCTCAACAAATTCTTGATCTTGTTGATAAAATCCCAGTGACTCCTATGGTAGAGTGTCCATCTGAGGTCACTGAGGTAGTACCCACAGAGTTGGCACCTGAGGACACTGAAGAGTCTGATGCTGCAAGAATCACTACAGATGATTTACACAAAGCTGAAGATGAATCAATTCCAATCATACGCATAGAAACTGAAAAGGACCCACAAACAGAATTGGTAAATGAGTTAGAAGAGGCAAGACCAGAACTTGTAGCCTACATTAGTTCAGAAGAAGGTGTAGCTCAGGTTGACGAAAAGGTGGTAGCAGAAGAAACTCCACAGCCTGATACAGAGAGTCTGGATGTATCAGTCACAGACAAACTTATCTCCATACAACCTCTCACTCTTGAAGAAGAGAAAGCGGAATTCCTGGATGTTGCGGAGGATGCTGCAGACAATGAGAATGCACCAGTTATAGAAACAATCACATGTGAGGTTCAAGATGTCACAGCTGCAATGCATGACGTTTCAATGTCGGAACCATCTGACGTTCTGGAATGTTTGATTGCCATAGTGACACCTGAAGTAGAATCCCCAGAGAAAAGGGATCCTGTGGGTTCTCTAAGACCACTTGAAGAAGCAAGACCAGTACTTATCACCACCGTTAATTCAGAAGAAGCTCAGGTTGAAGGAAAGGACGTTCTGAAAACTTTGATTGCTGTAGTGGCACCTGAAGTAGAATCCCCAGAGAAGAAAGATCCTTTGGGTGCTCTAAGACCACTCATATGCTCTGCTATGGTTCAGACACTAAAGGTAGAGGACATGGTTGTGATGAAGAATGTGCCTTCAGCACAGTTTGTTGATGGCCATGTGATCCAAGTACAAGTGACGGATGCAGAGCTAAAGTCAGCTGAAGAAATTGTTGAGATAGTGCTTGAAGTGGGCTCATCTGATGCAAATGATCACAAGATTATATTACAACAGGTGAACACTGAGATTGAATCAGATGAAGCAAATGTTAAGACAACCCATGAGGTGGGCTCAACTGATGATCACGAGATTATAGTACAAGTGGCGGATGCAGCGTTAAAGTCTGCTCAAGTAATTGTTGATCAAGGGCTTGAAATGGACTCAACCAATGTCACTGATCATGAGATCCAATTAAAAGGGTTGGATGTAGAGATTGAATCAGCTAAAACAATTGTTGATACAGTTCTTGAGGTTGTCTTAACTGATGTCAAGGGTCATGAGATCCAGGTACAAGTAACAGATGCAAATGCTGAGAAGGGTTCAGCTGAAGCTATTGTGGAGACAGCACTTGAGGTGGTTTCCTCAACCGATATTAAAGAGGTCATAGACGTTTGTGACAAAATGGAGGACGAAGGAGAGGGTGAGAATGCCACTGAGAAGATTGAGGACGACATGTTTGAAGAGGCCAGCAGTATTATAACTCAGGAAATTGTCCAACATGTGCAGCAGAACTCATCAGAAGACCCCAATGTTGTACCACAATCAAGTGAAAAGGCTGAAGTTGAATTATCGAGTGAAGCAGAAGTTTCGAAATCACCAGAGAATACACCAGCGGTCGCAGTTATAGAGAGTATAGGACATCCACATGTAACTGCACAGGTGCAAAAGACAATTCATTTATTTGAAAACTACTTTGATCTTAATACTCAGGGAAATGCACAAGAACCCTCAGAAAAAGAAACGGAGCCCTCGATTGCTCTCGAAGTTGATACAGTCTGTGAGGATAGAAAAACTCCTGAGGCATTTGTAGAGCCCACTTCTGAATTCAACAGCATACCCGACGACACAGTTCCCACTACATTTGCAGAGTCTTGTTCACAGGCAGATGTGCAAGATGTTTTTGGAACAGAGGCTGAATTCATGATTTATTCTGAAGTAGATCAAGCCATTGATGTTCCAGACTCTACTAGCGGGCATGAGAAGGAACTAGTGGGAATGGTAGTAGAATCAGCAAAGGAATCAGTGGAGTCGTTTGAAAAGAGACTATCTATTGAATCCCATGTCCATATCCATCTCCACATTAAACCCAGAGATACTGGAGTTGTGTCCGGGGGATTAGAGTCACCACCGCGTGCTATTTGGCCACCTCCAAGTACTGCTGCAGAAGTTGCAGTGAATACTGACAGCCTTCTAGCAGAATCAATAGAAAGTGCAAGTACTATTGCAAAACGTTCTGTGAATACTGACTGCGTTCTAACAGAATCAATGGAAAGTGCTCAACTTTGTGAAGTCAGTCAAATTGAGCAAACCAGTGACACTGCACCTCATGTGCCACTGCATACCCCACCTGCAACAGTGCTGTACACCCTAAACCCTGAAACAGAACAGGTGACCAATGCAGTAGGGTCTAACCCACACATAGAGGAAGAGAATGACCTAGAACTGTGGCTGGATGCTGAGGAAGATATTGGCACAGTAAAATCCAATATCTTGGAGGTTCTAAGCAAAAAAACAGATAGAGGAGTAGAGAAGACGCTGCAGGACAGTGGAGATATATTTGATATTGCACTTGAGCCTCAAAGCTTTCTGTCCGGAGGTGATACCTAA
- the LOC139374448 gene encoding coiled-coil domain-containing protein 170, which yields MSHVEPCLERDRLRMRVSVLEESVRSYEVECKASRETVMRLVAEVARERRNTAGSAEALDVLRLDLDSALLTKRSTDMENQSLAERLEANQRVVAAAKQEAGCLERQIQELEGKLQTSQGKNQATKGRLQALLGEVGALLQLGLSMPTEEEILQRLGDLCTRQERMKAITEEMERRLSQVREDVSRQTELHHSALQRAQLAEQQVTDLSDRLQGLEAELMTSDVHRDGLSHDRQLYEQFLEQLSERMKVDGIATDLGYDMRLQLILSRAEQLVKLEGTALVESKTLAHNQQRKLKIQKERLESKELHMELLRRKVSELEEEKRSRSALAMQRDDANVTARKMQKKVERLQEELGSSKVSITELKAQLSHTNELKLKVLEQSQTNAEQSKRLEDLEKGKAKVEKKFSTARTDLQSQEHLAREAQQQLTSLRQTLAQLTDRERELVDFRMVVSQMLGLDVSALALPNYEIIKSLESLLHPHHDLHHHSLALSWPCPTHYQNHHLLQLQDRDTSGSVTSRSAFSQRSTGPEALL from the exons atgagccac GTGGAGCCCTGCCTTGAGAGGGACAGACTGAGGATGAGGGTCTCAGTATTGGAGGAGAGTGTGAGGTCCTACGAGGTAGAGTGTAAAGCTAGCAGAGAGACGGTGATGAGACTGGTCGCAGAGGTGGCCCGGGAGAGGAGGAACACAGCAGGCAGTGCAGAGGCTCTCGATGTGCTCAGACTG GATTTAGATAGTGCCTTGCTGACCAAGAGGAGCACAGATATGGAGAACCAGAGTCTAGCAGAGAGGCTGGAGGCCAATCAACGTGTGGTTGCGGCAGCCAAGCAAGAGGCAGGGTGCCTGGAGAGGCAGATCCAGGAGCTGGAAGGGAAACTCCAGACCAGCCAGGGGAAAAACCAGGCTACAAAG GGGAGACTGCAGGCCCTCCTGGGGGAAGTAGGGGCCCTTCTACAGCTGGGTCTCTCCATGCCAACTGAGGAGGAAATACTACAGAGACTCGGGGACCTCTGCACCAGGCAGGAACGCATGAAAGCG ATcacagaggagatggagaggaggctGTCCCAGGTTCGTGAGGATGTGTCCAGGCAGACAGAGCTCCACCACAGTGCCCTGCAGAGAGCCCAGCTGGCTGAGCAACAGGTCACAGACCTCAGCGACAGGCTGCAGGGTTTGGAAGCTGAGCTGATGACTTCAGACGTGCACCGAGATGGGCTGAGTCATGACAGACAGCTT TATGAGCAGTTCCTGGAACAGTTGTCAGAGAGGATGAAAGTAGACGGTATCGCCACTGACCTGGGCTACGACATGAGACTTCAGCTCATTCTGTCTCGGGCAGAGCAACTTGTCAAACTAGAAGGGACGGCTTTGGTGGAGAGCAAGACCCTGGCCCACAACCAACAGCGAAAG TTGAAGATCCAGAAGGAGCGGTTGGAGAGTAAGGAGCTCCACATGGAGCTGTTGAGGAGGAAGGTGTCTGAGCTagaggaggaaaagagaagtCGCTCAGCCCTGGCCATGCAGCGAGACGACGCCAATGTGACCGCCCGGAagatgcag AAGAAGGTGGAGCGACTACAGGAGGAACTAGGATCCAGTAAGGTCTCCATCACAGAGCTCAAGGCCCAGCTGTCACACACCAACGAGCTGAAG CTCAAAGTCCTGGAGCAGAGTCAGACCAATGCGGAGCAGAGTAAGAGACTGGAGGACCTGGAGAAGGGCAAGGCCAAGGTGGAGAAGAAGTTCAGCACAGCCAGGACAGACCTACAGAGCCAGGAGCATCTGGCCAGGGAGGCCCAGCAGCAGTTGACCAGCCTTAGACAGACCCTGGCTCAGctcactgacagagagagagag TTGGTAGACTTCCGTATGGTGGTCTCTCAGATGTTAGGTCTGGATGTCTCAGCCCTGGCCCTTCCAAACTATGAGATCATCAAATCTCTGGAGAGCCTGCTTCACCCCCACCATgacctccaccaccactccctGGCCCTGTCCTGGCCCTGTCCTACCCACTACCAGAACCACCATCTCCTACAGCTCCAGGACCGAGATACCTCTGGGTCTGTCACATCCCGCTCAGCTTTCTCTCAGAGGTCCACTGGCCCCGAGGCTCTCCTGTGA